The following proteins are encoded in a genomic region of Corythoichthys intestinalis isolate RoL2023-P3 chromosome 5, ASM3026506v1, whole genome shotgun sequence:
- the LOC130916675 gene encoding hyaluronidase PH-20-like — MFLQYLSYIIMSFTPLAAILPPTEPPLIPNHPFVAVWNAPTKRCQRLDIPLDTEAFQAVTTPALVPGQFLTIFYESRLGLYPKIDPARRTRRAGGVPQNGNLTAHLLKARYQIANYIAEDESPGLAVIDWESWRPLWAQNWGSKRIYQKLSIANALQTSPFLSLKKISQLAVDQFQRAGRNFMERTIELGVKERPSRHWGFYLFPNCYNYDWDRPNYTGRCSTKARKQNQELMWLWEHSTALFPSIYLHLGLKNSPVAALYVRYRVLEALRVAALPKRLATVPTYVYSRPMYRSQNQVFETPADLVSTVGESAALGAAGVVMWGGSKDYNDKASCESLSDYLTSTLNPYLANVTAAAMLCSQALCQGRGRCVRRSYSSSVYLHLDATRFSILRADRKYVAVGLPSDENLEAWAQNFTCQCYAGRECEPKLTPPIGIQVIKV, encoded by the exons ATGTTCCTGCAGTACCTGTCCTACATAATCATGAGCTTTACacctttggcagccattttgccACCAACCGAGCCTCCCTTGATCCCCAATCACCCCTTTGTTGCCGtgtggaacgcccccactaaaaGGTGTCAGCGTCTGGACATTCCACTGGACACTGAAGCCTTCCAG GCGGTGACCACTCCAGCCTTAGTTCCAGGTCAGTTCCTGACCATCTTCTACGAGAGCCGTCTCGGTCTCTACCCCAAGATCGATCCGGCCAGGCGTACTCGCCGTGCGGGTGGCGTTCCTCAAAACGGCAACCTGACGGCGCACCTGCTCAAGGCGAGGTATCAAATCGCCAACTACATTGCCGAGGATGAATCCCCTGGCCTCGCTGTCATCGACTGGGAGTCCTGGCGCCCCCTGTGGGCCCAAAACTGGGGATCCAAACGAATCTATCAAAAGCTATCAATTGCCAATGCACTGCAAACCTCCCCGTTCTTATCCCTGAAGAAGATCTCACAGCTGGCTGTGGATCAGTTCCAGAGGGCCGGGAGAAACTTCATGGAGAGGACCATTGAGCTCGGGGTGAAGGAGCGTCCAAGCCGTCATTGGGGGTTCTATTTGTTCCCTAACTGCTACAACTACGACTGGGACCGGCCCAACTACACGGGGAGGTGCTCGACCAAGGCCCGCAAGCAGAACCAGGAGCTGATGTGGCTCTGGGAACACAGCACCGCACTATTTCCATCAATCTACCTGCACTTAGGCCTGAAAAACTCCCCTGTGGCAGCGCTCTACGTGCGGTATCGTGTCCTCGAGGCCCTGAGGGTGGCAGCGCTACCCAAACGGCTGGCCACTGTGCCCACCTATGTCTACTCCAGACCCATGTATAGAAGCCAGAACCAAGTTTTTGAAACCCCA GCGGACCTGGTGAGTACAGTGGGCGAGTCAGCCGCCCTGGGGGCTGCTGGCGTGGTCATGTGGGGCGGAAGCAAAGACTACAATGACAAG GCCTCCTGCGAGTCACTGTCCGACTACCTGACATCCACACTCAATCCATACCTGGCCAATGTGACGGCGGCAGCCATGTTGTGTAGCCAGGCCCTGTGCCAGGGGCGCGGGCGTTGCGTGCGGCGTAGCTACAGCTCTTCTGTTTATCTTCACCTGGATGCCACCCGCTTCAGCATCTTGCGAGCAGACAGGAAGTATGTGGCAGTGGGCCTCCCTTCTGACGAAAACCTGGAGGCCTGGGCCCAAAACTTTACGTGTCAGTGCTACGCCGGGCGAGAATGCGAGCCGAAACTCACGCCACCCATTGGCATCCAGGTCATCAAAGTGTAA